The following are from one region of the Plodia interpunctella isolate USDA-ARS_2022_Savannah chromosome 23, ilPloInte3.2, whole genome shotgun sequence genome:
- the Sec24CD gene encoding protein transport protein Sec24C isoform X2 yields MMNPMYLPPGQNNNAPSNPLSFPPSQDSHNGVQNANYGQTNGPPSKPYDQNDMSQKMQTMNLNGPQGFGPPPSQLPPGQLPPGQLPPGQFPPGGNFPQSGFGPGQVPPGQRPPGSFPPGRPPVSGAPPQMQPPMGQKPQMPPPSSTPGPVPTSYAQGFQGPPSGQSNYPQGPPMSSQPSQHSGPSMSQQPSGPPGPPGPQGPGQMPPQQGLPPQPSRQPGLPPPGQKPGMPPLPQGFQQSGLPQPGLPQGLPPQQQGLPQPQSGLPPQQGGLPPQPQSGLPPQQTGGLPPQPGLSRPGLPPQPSQGLPPSSQGLPPQSSSQPLGGLPPQQLSQPGLPPQPGLQGMLPQGLSQPGLPSQPGQLPPQGLSQPGLPPQPYQSQGFNQPGLPPQPGQPGQYQMPGLPHMPPPASQQRQYQGMPPAPQPGYGQQPGYAMAPMPTQQQPQYQPQSGYPPQFPAQQPSYPGQQYQQPQKQLDPDHMPSPIQVMADDQANRGGVFVTNEKGQVPPLVTTDFVVDDKGNASPRYIRSSMYSVPVTADLLKQTSVPFCVVISPMAETVGAELEPPLLDFAALTNSPSMGPVRCSRCKAYMCPNMKFIDAGRHFKCAFCKATTEVPMEYTQYINGMQQYGRVPAEMALGAYEIVATKEYCRNNTLPNPPAIVFVIDVSYNSIKSGLLECICENILSIIEAMPKDEQTGKSWTRVGFITYSSTVHFYNIKGSLAQPQMLSVGDVSDMFVPLLEGFLSLPEESGSVLTSLLQQLPAMFQGNKETETILLPAVQAGLEALKAADTAGQLLVFHTTLPTYNAPGKLVNREERKLLGTDKEKQILAPQSTAYNELGQSCSAAGVSVELFVCNNSYVDAATIGQLPRLTGGQLHKYTYFTADVDGPRLVQDVSRVVSRPSAHDAVMRVRCSTGVRATDFFGHFFMSNTTDVELAAIDSDKAIGIEIKHDDKLTNEDGVYIQAALLYTARSGQRRLRVLNLALNVAQQLADVYRSVELDTCVNFLTKQAVWVLRESTPRAVREGLTSRCARSLACYRRHCASPSSAGQLVLPESMKLLPLYTNCLLRSDAVAGGPELTCDDRSCAMYRALTADVAASAAHTYPRLLPLLSRADAAPLRASVDKMSDRGVYLLENGVHMLLWVGAQAPAEFVRDVFGVSSPQQIDTQVCELPELDNANSARVRGLVDEIRVKRRSAMRLEIVHQYDKSERPFRRHLVEDRALDGSESYLEYLMSMHKAVQKLV; encoded by the exons ATGATGAATCCAATGTACCTGCCTCCGGGGCAAAATAATAACGCACCAAGTAATCCTCTAAGTTTCCCTCCCTCTCAAGATTCTCACAATGGTGTTCAAAATGCCAACTATGGTCAGACAAATGGTCCTCCGTCCAAGCCCTATGATCAAAATGACATGTCCCAAAAAATGCAGACTATGAATCTAAATGGACCTCAAGGTTTCGGGCCGCCACCTTCTCAATTACCTCCCGGGCAATTACCTCCCGGGCAATTACCTCCCGGGCAATTCCCACCAGGAGGGAACTTTCCTCAATCTGGCTTTGGACCTGGGCAAGTTCCTCCGGGGCAAAGACCCCCAGGGTCTTTTCCTCCTGGTCGTCCGCCAGTCAGTGGGGCTCCACCGCAGATGCAACCTCCGATGGGCCAGAAACCTCAAATGCCGCCTCCGTCGTCAACCCCTGGGCCTGTGCCTACGTCTTACGCTCAAGGTTTTCAGGGTCCACCATCAGGTCAGTCGAATTATCCACAAGGACCACCTATGAGTTCGCAACCTAGTCAGCATTCTGGGCCATCAATGAGCCAACAACCATCTGGTCCTCCTGGACCACCTGGACCTCAGGGTCCAGGTCAGATGCCTCCTCAGCAAGGGCTTCCACCGCAGCCTTCCCGACAGCCGGGATTGCCGCCTCCTGGACAGAAACCAGGGATGCCGCCGCTTCCTCAAGGTTTTCAGCAGTCAGGGCTTCCACAACCAGGGCTACCTCAAGGCTTGCCTCCTCAGCAGCAAGGTCTGCCTCAACCCCAAAGTGGTTTGCCTCCACAGCAAGGAGGCTTACCTCCACAACCTCAGAGTGGCTTACCTCCTCAACAAACTGGAGGTTTACCTCCTCAACCCGGCCTCAGTAGACCTGGATTGCCGCCGCAGCCGTCTCAAGGCTTACCTCCATCCAGCCAAGGCTTACCTCCTCAAAGTTCATCACAACCATTGGGAGGTTTGCCCCCGCAGCAATTATCTCAACCTGGTCTGCCTCCCCAACCTGGTTTACAAGGAATGCTACCTCAAGGTTTATCACAGCCTGGTTTACCTTCTCAACCAGGACAATTGCCACCTCAAGGGTTATCCCAGCCCGGTTTGCCCCCTCAACCATATCAAAGCCAAGGCTTCAATCAGCCAGGGTTGCCCCCTCAGCCTGGTCAGCCGGGGCAGTATCAGATGCCAGGGCTGCCTCACATGCCGCCGCCGGCCTCGCAGCAGCGGCAGTATCAGGGCATGCCGCCGGCACCTCAGCCGGGTTATGGACAACAGCCTGGATATG CAATGGCGCCCATGCCCACGCAGCAGCAGCCTCAATACCAGCCCCAATCGGGCTACCCCCCCCAGTTCCCGGCCCAACAGCCCAGCTACCCTGGACAGCAATATCAACAGCCGCAGAAGCAACTCGACCCGGACCACATGCCTAGCCCG ATTCAAGTGATGGCGGACGACCAAGCGAACAGAGGTGGTGTGTTCGTGACCAATGAGAAGGGCCAGGTCCCACCACTAGTCACCACAGACTTCGTGGTGGACGATAAAGGGAACGCAA GTCCCCGCTACATCAGGAGCTCCATGTACAGCGTGCCCGTCACCGCTGACCTTCTGAAACAGACGTCTGTGCCTTTCTGTGTGGTT ATATCGCCAATGGCAGAAACAGTGGGCGCGGAACTGGAGCCCCCGCTGCTAGACTTCGCGGCGCTCACCAACTCGCCGAGCATGGGCCCGGTGCGCTGCAGCCGCTGCAAGGCGTACATGTGTCCCAACATGAAGTTCATAGACGCGGGCCGCCATTTCAAGTGCGCCTTCTGCAAAGCTACCACCGAAG TGCCAATGGAATACACCCAGTACATTAATGGTATGCAGCAGTACGGTAGAGTACCAGCTGAGATGGCGCTCGGCGCTTATGAGATCGTCGCTACGAAGGAATATTGCAGG AACAACACCCTGCCCAACCCCCCGGCGATAGTGTTCGTGATCGACGTATCGTACAACTCGATCAAGAGTGGTCTTCTCGAGTGTATCTGTGAGAACATACTCAGCATTATTGAG gCAATGCCCAAAGACGAGCAGACTGGTAAAAGTTGGACGCGCGTCGGTTTCATCACATACAGCTCCACTGTACACTTCTACAATATTAAG gGTTCCCTAGCCCAACCGCAAATGTTATCTGTCGGCGACGTGTCGGATATGTTCGTGCCGCTGCTGGAGGGGTTCCTCTCGCTCCCCGAAGAGAGTGGTTCCGTACTGACGTCACTGCTTCAACAACTGCCTGCCATGTTCCAGGGGAATAAGGAGACTGAAACTATTTTGTTGCCCGCTGTACAG GCTGGCCTAGAAGCCCTGAAGGCGGCAGACACCGCCGGCCAACTGCTGGTGTTCCACACGACACTACCGACTTACAACGCTCCAGGCAAGCTGGTCAACAGGGAGGAGAGGAAGCTGCTGGGCACCGACAAGGAGAAACAGATTCTTG CGCCGCAATCGACAGCATACAACGAACTCGGGCAGTCGTGTTCGGCGGCCGGCGTCAGCGTGGAGCTGTTCGTGTGCAACAACTCGTACGTGGACGCGGCCACCATCGGCCAGCTGCCGCGGCTCACCGGCGGACAGCTGCACAAGTACACTTACTTCACG GCGGATGTGGACGGGCCGCGACTGGTGCAGGACGTGTCGCGCGTCGTGTCGCGGCCGAGCGCGCACGACGCCGTCATGCGCGTGCGCTGCTCCACCGGCGTGCGCGCCACCGACTTCTTCGGACACTTCTTCATGAGCAACACCACTGACGTCGAGCTGGCCGCCATTG ACTCCGACAAAGCTATCGGCATAGAGATCAAGCACGACGACAAACTGACAAATGAGGATGGCGTTTACATCCAAGCGGCGTTGCTGTACACAGCGCGCAGCGGCCAGCGGCGGCTGCGGGTGCTGAACCTCGCGCTGAACGTGGCGCAGCAGCTGGCCGATGTGTACAGGAGCGTTGAACTCGATACGTGCGTTAACTTCCTCACGAAGCAAG CCGTATGGGTGCTGCGGGAGTCCACCCCGCGTGCGGTCAGAGAAGGGCTAACGTCGCGCTGCGCGCGGTCGCTGGCGTGCTATCGCCGACACTGCGCCTCGCCGTCCTCCGCCGGCCAGCTGGTGCTGCCGGAGTCCATGAAGCTGCTGCCGCTCTACACCAACTGCCTGCTGAGGTCCGACGCCGTAGCCGGAG GCCCCGAGCTGACGTGCGACGACCGGTCGTGCGCCATGTACCGCGCGCTGACGGCAGACGTGGCCGCGTCCGCCGCGCACACGTACCCGCGGCTGCTGCCGCTGCTGTCGCGCGCGGACGCGGCGCCGCTCAGAGCTAGCGTCGACAAGATGAGCGACCGGGGCGTGTATCTGCTGG AAAACGGTGTCCACATGTTGCTATGGGTGGGCGCGCAGGCGCCCGCGGAGTTTGTCCGCGACGTCTTCGGCGTGTCGTCACCCCAACAGATAGACACGCAAGTGTGTGAGCTGCCGGAGTTGGACAACGCTAACAGCGCCAGAGTGAGAGGGTTGGTGGACGAAATCAGAGTGAAGAGGCGCTCTGCTATGAGG TTGGAAATAGTCCACCAATATGACAAGAGTGAGCGGCCGTTCCGGCGCCATCTTGTTGAAGACAGAGCGTTGGACGGCAGCGAATCCTACCTCGAATACCTCATGAGCATGCATAAGGCCGTCCAGAAATTAGT TTAA
- the Sec24CD gene encoding protein transport protein Sec24C isoform X1: MMNPMYLPPGQNNNAPSNPLSFPPSQDSHNGVQNANYGQTNGPPSKPYDQNDMSQKMQTMNLNGPQGFGPPPSQLPPGQLPPGQLPPGQFPPGGNFPQSGFGPGQVPPGQRPPGSFPPGRPPVSGAPPQMQPPMGQKPQMPPPSSTPGPVPTSYAQGFQGPPSGQSNYPQGPPMSSQPSQHSGPSMSQQPSGPPGPPGPQGPGQMPPQQGLPPQPSRQPGLPPPGQKPGMPPLPQGFQQSGLPQPGLPQGLPPQQQGLPQPQSGLPPQQGGLPPQPQSGLPPQQTGGLPPQPGLSRPGLPPQPSQGLPPSSQGLPPQSSSQPLGGLPPQQLSQPGLPPQPGLQGMLPQGLSQPGLPSQPGQLPPQGLSQPGLPPQPYQSQGFNQPGLPPQPGQPGQYQMPGLPHMPPPASQQRQYQGMPPAPQPGYGQQPGYAMAPMPTQQQPQYQPQSGYPPQFPAQQPSYPGQQYQQPQKQLDPDHMPSPIQVMADDQANRGGVFVTNEKGQVPPLVTTDFVVDDKGNASPRYIRSSMYSVPVTADLLKQTSVPFCVVISPMAETVGAELEPPLLDFAALTNSPSMGPVRCSRCKAYMCPNMKFIDAGRHFKCAFCKATTEVPMEYTQYINGMQQYGRVPAEMALGAYEIVATKEYCRNNTLPNPPAIVFVIDVSYNSIKSGLLECICENILSIIEAMPKDEQTGKSWTRVGFITYSSTVHFYNIKGSLAQPQMLSVGDVSDMFVPLLEGFLSLPEESGSVLTSLLQQLPAMFQGNKETETILLPAVQAGLEALKAADTAGQLLVFHTTLPTYNAPGKLVNREERKLLGTDKEKQILAPQSTAYNELGQSCSAAGVSVELFVCNNSYVDAATIGQLPRLTGGQLHKYTYFTADVDGPRLVQDVSRVVSRPSAHDAVMRVRCSTGVRATDFFGHFFMSNTTDVELAAIDSDKAIGIEIKHDDKLTNEDGVYIQAALLYTARSGQRRLRVLNLALNVAQQLADVYRSVELDTCVNFLTKQAVWVLRESTPRAVREGLTSRCARSLACYRRHCASPSSAGQLVLPESMKLLPLYTNCLLRSDAVAGGPELTCDDRSCAMYRALTADVAASAAHTYPRLLPLLSRADAAPLRASVDKMSDRGVYLLENGVHMLLWVGAQAPAEFVRDVFGVSSPQQIDTQVCELPELDNANSARVRGLVDEIRVKRRSAMRLTLMRQHDKLETVLRHFLVEDRGVDGSASYVDFLCHIHKEVRALL, translated from the exons ATGATGAATCCAATGTACCTGCCTCCGGGGCAAAATAATAACGCACCAAGTAATCCTCTAAGTTTCCCTCCCTCTCAAGATTCTCACAATGGTGTTCAAAATGCCAACTATGGTCAGACAAATGGTCCTCCGTCCAAGCCCTATGATCAAAATGACATGTCCCAAAAAATGCAGACTATGAATCTAAATGGACCTCAAGGTTTCGGGCCGCCACCTTCTCAATTACCTCCCGGGCAATTACCTCCCGGGCAATTACCTCCCGGGCAATTCCCACCAGGAGGGAACTTTCCTCAATCTGGCTTTGGACCTGGGCAAGTTCCTCCGGGGCAAAGACCCCCAGGGTCTTTTCCTCCTGGTCGTCCGCCAGTCAGTGGGGCTCCACCGCAGATGCAACCTCCGATGGGCCAGAAACCTCAAATGCCGCCTCCGTCGTCAACCCCTGGGCCTGTGCCTACGTCTTACGCTCAAGGTTTTCAGGGTCCACCATCAGGTCAGTCGAATTATCCACAAGGACCACCTATGAGTTCGCAACCTAGTCAGCATTCTGGGCCATCAATGAGCCAACAACCATCTGGTCCTCCTGGACCACCTGGACCTCAGGGTCCAGGTCAGATGCCTCCTCAGCAAGGGCTTCCACCGCAGCCTTCCCGACAGCCGGGATTGCCGCCTCCTGGACAGAAACCAGGGATGCCGCCGCTTCCTCAAGGTTTTCAGCAGTCAGGGCTTCCACAACCAGGGCTACCTCAAGGCTTGCCTCCTCAGCAGCAAGGTCTGCCTCAACCCCAAAGTGGTTTGCCTCCACAGCAAGGAGGCTTACCTCCACAACCTCAGAGTGGCTTACCTCCTCAACAAACTGGAGGTTTACCTCCTCAACCCGGCCTCAGTAGACCTGGATTGCCGCCGCAGCCGTCTCAAGGCTTACCTCCATCCAGCCAAGGCTTACCTCCTCAAAGTTCATCACAACCATTGGGAGGTTTGCCCCCGCAGCAATTATCTCAACCTGGTCTGCCTCCCCAACCTGGTTTACAAGGAATGCTACCTCAAGGTTTATCACAGCCTGGTTTACCTTCTCAACCAGGACAATTGCCACCTCAAGGGTTATCCCAGCCCGGTTTGCCCCCTCAACCATATCAAAGCCAAGGCTTCAATCAGCCAGGGTTGCCCCCTCAGCCTGGTCAGCCGGGGCAGTATCAGATGCCAGGGCTGCCTCACATGCCGCCGCCGGCCTCGCAGCAGCGGCAGTATCAGGGCATGCCGCCGGCACCTCAGCCGGGTTATGGACAACAGCCTGGATATG CAATGGCGCCCATGCCCACGCAGCAGCAGCCTCAATACCAGCCCCAATCGGGCTACCCCCCCCAGTTCCCGGCCCAACAGCCCAGCTACCCTGGACAGCAATATCAACAGCCGCAGAAGCAACTCGACCCGGACCACATGCCTAGCCCG ATTCAAGTGATGGCGGACGACCAAGCGAACAGAGGTGGTGTGTTCGTGACCAATGAGAAGGGCCAGGTCCCACCACTAGTCACCACAGACTTCGTGGTGGACGATAAAGGGAACGCAA GTCCCCGCTACATCAGGAGCTCCATGTACAGCGTGCCCGTCACCGCTGACCTTCTGAAACAGACGTCTGTGCCTTTCTGTGTGGTT ATATCGCCAATGGCAGAAACAGTGGGCGCGGAACTGGAGCCCCCGCTGCTAGACTTCGCGGCGCTCACCAACTCGCCGAGCATGGGCCCGGTGCGCTGCAGCCGCTGCAAGGCGTACATGTGTCCCAACATGAAGTTCATAGACGCGGGCCGCCATTTCAAGTGCGCCTTCTGCAAAGCTACCACCGAAG TGCCAATGGAATACACCCAGTACATTAATGGTATGCAGCAGTACGGTAGAGTACCAGCTGAGATGGCGCTCGGCGCTTATGAGATCGTCGCTACGAAGGAATATTGCAGG AACAACACCCTGCCCAACCCCCCGGCGATAGTGTTCGTGATCGACGTATCGTACAACTCGATCAAGAGTGGTCTTCTCGAGTGTATCTGTGAGAACATACTCAGCATTATTGAG gCAATGCCCAAAGACGAGCAGACTGGTAAAAGTTGGACGCGCGTCGGTTTCATCACATACAGCTCCACTGTACACTTCTACAATATTAAG gGTTCCCTAGCCCAACCGCAAATGTTATCTGTCGGCGACGTGTCGGATATGTTCGTGCCGCTGCTGGAGGGGTTCCTCTCGCTCCCCGAAGAGAGTGGTTCCGTACTGACGTCACTGCTTCAACAACTGCCTGCCATGTTCCAGGGGAATAAGGAGACTGAAACTATTTTGTTGCCCGCTGTACAG GCTGGCCTAGAAGCCCTGAAGGCGGCAGACACCGCCGGCCAACTGCTGGTGTTCCACACGACACTACCGACTTACAACGCTCCAGGCAAGCTGGTCAACAGGGAGGAGAGGAAGCTGCTGGGCACCGACAAGGAGAAACAGATTCTTG CGCCGCAATCGACAGCATACAACGAACTCGGGCAGTCGTGTTCGGCGGCCGGCGTCAGCGTGGAGCTGTTCGTGTGCAACAACTCGTACGTGGACGCGGCCACCATCGGCCAGCTGCCGCGGCTCACCGGCGGACAGCTGCACAAGTACACTTACTTCACG GCGGATGTGGACGGGCCGCGACTGGTGCAGGACGTGTCGCGCGTCGTGTCGCGGCCGAGCGCGCACGACGCCGTCATGCGCGTGCGCTGCTCCACCGGCGTGCGCGCCACCGACTTCTTCGGACACTTCTTCATGAGCAACACCACTGACGTCGAGCTGGCCGCCATTG ACTCCGACAAAGCTATCGGCATAGAGATCAAGCACGACGACAAACTGACAAATGAGGATGGCGTTTACATCCAAGCGGCGTTGCTGTACACAGCGCGCAGCGGCCAGCGGCGGCTGCGGGTGCTGAACCTCGCGCTGAACGTGGCGCAGCAGCTGGCCGATGTGTACAGGAGCGTTGAACTCGATACGTGCGTTAACTTCCTCACGAAGCAAG CCGTATGGGTGCTGCGGGAGTCCACCCCGCGTGCGGTCAGAGAAGGGCTAACGTCGCGCTGCGCGCGGTCGCTGGCGTGCTATCGCCGACACTGCGCCTCGCCGTCCTCCGCCGGCCAGCTGGTGCTGCCGGAGTCCATGAAGCTGCTGCCGCTCTACACCAACTGCCTGCTGAGGTCCGACGCCGTAGCCGGAG GCCCCGAGCTGACGTGCGACGACCGGTCGTGCGCCATGTACCGCGCGCTGACGGCAGACGTGGCCGCGTCCGCCGCGCACACGTACCCGCGGCTGCTGCCGCTGCTGTCGCGCGCGGACGCGGCGCCGCTCAGAGCTAGCGTCGACAAGATGAGCGACCGGGGCGTGTATCTGCTGG AAAACGGTGTCCACATGTTGCTATGGGTGGGCGCGCAGGCGCCCGCGGAGTTTGTCCGCGACGTCTTCGGCGTGTCGTCACCCCAACAGATAGACACGCAAGTGTGTGAGCTGCCGGAGTTGGACAACGCTAACAGCGCCAGAGTGAGAGGGTTGGTGGACGAAATCAGAGTGAAGAGGCGCTCTGCTATGAGG TTAACATTAATGCGCCAACACGACAAACTTGAAACGGTGCTACGTCATTTCTTAGTGGAAGATCGCGGTGTCGACGGCAGCGCCTCATACGTTGATTTCCTGTGCCACATTCACAAAGAGGTCAGAGCGCTTCTATAG
- the LOC128680257 gene encoding uncharacterized protein LOC128680257, which translates to MRLRRFLLIFFLIALTILHAVIACKSKCCRGKGKSGRGKGKSGKPMKEPLRPNDPTQCESKACPIYKHTCALKPDQRVRVIMNFSPIKMLTQLIVFLLQLMELVAQAACCGIKRRIPEHLKPCVYKEPIIEAMWPKKPKTSFS; encoded by the exons ATGCGTCTCAGACGTTTTCTCTTAATCTTCTTCTTGATCGCGCTGACCATTCTCCACGCTGTGATTGCCTGCAAAAGTAAATGCTGCAGGGGCAAAGGTAAAAGTGGTAGAGGCAAAGGTAAAAGTGGCAAGCCCATGAAAGAGCCCCTCCGTCCGAATGATCCCACACAATGCGAGTCCAAAGCGTGCCCTATCTACAAACACACGTGTGCACTGAAGCCTGACCAGAGAGTAAGAGTTATCATG AATTTTTCACCAATCAAAATGCTGACACAACTGATCGTGTTCCTGCTGCAACTGATGGAGCTCGTGGCACAAGCGGCCTGTTGCGGCATCAAGAGACGAATTCCGGAGCACCTCAAACCTTGCGTTTACAAGGAGCCTATCATTGAAGCTATGTGGCCTAAAAAG ccaAAAACTTCGTtctcgtaa